A single genomic interval of Mangifera indica cultivar Alphonso unplaced genomic scaffold, CATAS_Mindica_2.1 Un_0010, whole genome shotgun sequence harbors:
- the LOC123205609 gene encoding copper-transporting ATPase HMA4-like isoform X1, with translation MDMISVKEKMEVKRRDDLKKPLLQHVNGVANDIPQQINAGGKKFRTVKFKIQEIKCASCSASVESVLLKLNGVESAMVSPLDGQAAVKYVPQLVTVKQIKETIEEAGFPVDDFPEQDIAVCRLKIKGMMCTSCSESVECALQMVDGVKRAVVGIALEEAKVHFDPNVTNTDRIIEAIEDAGFGADLINSGNDANKVHLKLEGVKSQEDANFIQTFLESVEGVNHVEMDMEENKVTVSYDPELTGPRSIIRYINGDSHGPNIYRASLYIPSRQREAEQQKETWMYKNQFLLSCLFTIPVFLFSMVLPMLPTYGGWLDYKVHNMLTIGMLLRWILCTPVQFVVGRRFYVGSYHALRRKSANMDVLVALGTNVAYFYSIYIAMKALTSDIFEGQDFFETSAMLISFILLGKYLEVVAKGKTSDALAKLTELAPDTAHLLILDDEGTVISEMEISTQLIQRNDIIKVLPGEKVPVDGIVIDGKSHVNESMITGEAKPVSKKPNDTVIGGTMNENGCLLVKATHVASETALSQIVQLVEAAQLSRAPVQKLADQISKFFVPTVVVAAFITWLGWFIPGVAGLYPKHWIPKVMDEFELALQFGISVLVVACPCALGLATPTALMVATGKGASQGVLIKGGIALEKAHKVKTVVFDKTGTLTVGKPEVVSAVLFSHFSMEEFCNMTTAAEANSEHPIAKAVVKHAKKLSQKFGSHTKLVNEAKDFEVHTGAGVSGKVGDKRILVGNKRLMQAFHVPVESAVENYISENEQLARTCVLVAIDGKIAGAFAVTDPVKPEARVVVSYLHSMGISSIMVTGDNWATATAIAKEAGIEKVVAETDPIGKADKIKELQVKLLDMIIIAWCFINNLYIPFVFLNWQWMQLKGMTVAMVGDGINDSPALVAADVGMAIGAGTDVAIEAADIVLIKSNLEDVITAIDLSRKTISRIRLNYVWALGYNILAMPIAAGILYPFTGIRLPPWLAGASMAASSLSVVCSSLLLQSYKKPLHIKAS, from the exons GTGAAACAAATTAAGGAAACCATTGAAGAAGCAGGTTTCCCTGTTGATGATTTTCCAGAACAAGACATAGCAGTATGCCGCCTCAAGATTAAAGGAATGATGTGTACCAGCTGCTCTGAGTCTGTAGAATGTGCCCTTCAAATGGTAGATGGAGTGAAAAGGGCTGTGGTTGGTATAGCTCTTGAAGAAGCAAAGGTTCATTTTGATCCAAATGTCACTAATACTGACCGTATCATTGAGGCAATAGAAGATGCTGGATTTGGAGCTGATTTGATTAATTCTGGCAATGATGCAAACAAAGTGCATTTAAAACTTGAAGGAGTTAAGTCACAGGAAGATGCTAACTTTATTCAGACCTTTCTTGAGTCAGTTGAAGGTGTAAATCATGTTGAAATGGATATGGAAGAAAATAAGGTGACAGTTAGCTATGACCCTGAACTCACTGGCCCAAGATCTATTATACGGTACATTAATGGAGATTCCCATGGCCCTAACATTTATCGTGCAAGCTTATACATTCCTTCAAGACAAAGAGAAGCAGAGCAGCAGAAAGAAACTTGGATGTACAAGAACCAGTTCTTGCTAAGCTGCTTGTTTACCATCCCTGTTTTTCTGTTTTCAATGGTACTTCCAATGCTTCCTACTTATGGTGGCTGGCTAGACTACAAGGTTCATAACATGCTCACTATTGGGATGCTCTTAAGATGGATCCTCTGCACACCAGTGCAGTTTGTTGTTGGCCGCAG GTTCTATGTGGGATCATATCATGCATTGAGACGAAAATCTGCTAATATGGATGTTCTGGTCGCACTTGGCACTAACGTTGCTTATTtttactctatatatatagCAATGAAAGCATTGACTTCAGATATATTTGAAGGGCAAGATTTCTTTGAGACTAGTGCCATGTTGATATCCTTTATTCTCTTAGGGAAATATTTGGAGGTTGTTGCCAAAGGGAAAACATCAGATGCTTTAGCAAAGCTGACAGAACTTGCCCCTGATACAGCTCATCTTTTAATATTAGATGATGAAGGAACAGTCATTTCAGAGATGGAAATCAGTACTCAGCTGATACAGAGGAATGATATAATCAAGGTTCTACCGGGAGAAAAAGTTCCAGTGGATGGGATAGTTATCGATGGTAAAAGTCATGTGAATGAGAGTATGATTACTGGAGAGGCAAAGCCTGTTTCTAAAAAACCCAATGATACG GTTATTGGTGGGACCATGAATGAGAATGGTTGCTTACTGGTTAAGGCTACTCATGTTGCGTCAGAGACGGCTCTTTCTCAAATTGTTCAACTTGTAGAAGCTGCTCAGCTTTCCAGAGCACCTGTTCAGAAACTAGCCGATCAGATCTCAAAGTTTTTCGTCCCAACA GTTGTTGTTGCAGCATTTATTACATGGCTCGGATGGTTCATCCCTGGCGTGGCTGGACTTTACCCAAAACATTGGATTCCAAAAGTCATGGATGAGTTTGAGCTTGCTCTACAGTTTGGTATTTCAGTATTGGTGGTTGCTTGCCCATGTGCTCTTGGACTGGCAACCCCGACTGCTCTCATGGTTGCCACAGGGAAGGGTGCTTCTCAAGGTGTGCTTATCAAGGGAGGAATTGCACTTGAAAAGGCACACAAG GTAAAGACAGTTGTCTTTGATAAGACAGGGACACTGACAGTTGGGAAGCCTGAAGTAGTCAGTGCAGTgctcttttctcatttttcaatgGAGGAGTTCTGCAACATGACCACTGCTGCTGAG GCAAATAGCGAACATCCAATAGCGAAAGCTGTGGTGAAGCATGCAAAGAAGCTGAGTCAGAAGTTTGGCTCCCATACTAAACTGGTTAACGAGGCTAAGGACTTTGAGGTGCATACTGGAGCTGGTGTAAGTGGAAAAGTTGGTGACAAAAGAATTTTAGTTGGAAACAAGAGGCTCATGCAGGCGTTTCATGTCCCTGTTGAATCTGCGGTGGAGAACTATATTTCGGAAAACGAGCAACTGGCCCGAACTTGTGTTTTAGTTGCCATTGATGGAAAAATTGCTGGAGCTTTTGCCGTAACTGATCCCGTGAAGCCTGAGGCCCGGGTTGTTGTATCTTATCTCCATTCAATGGGCATTTCAAGCATCATGGTAACTGGTGATAATTGGGCCACGGCTACTGCCATAGCAAAAGAGGCTGGAATAGAGAAGGTAGTTGCTGAGACAGACCCAATTGGAAAAGCTGATAAGATAAAAGAATTACAGGTAAAACTTTTGGACATGATTATAATTGCATGGTGCTTTATAAACAATTTGTACATcccttttgttttcttgaattggCAATGGATGCAGTTAAAAGGGATGACGGTGGCTATGGTGGGAGATGGAATAAACGACTCCCCAGCTTTAGTTGCAGCTGATGTAGGGATGGCAATAGGTGCAGGGACAGACGTAGCAATAGAAGCAGCGGATATAGTTCTCATCAAAAGCAACTTAGAAGACGTAATCACAGCGATAGATCTTTCAAGAAAGACCATTTCTCGAATTCGTCTCAACTACGTTTGGGCACTTGGTTATAACATTCTCGCCATGCCTATTGCCGCCGGAATTCTCTACCCCTTCACTGGAATCCGACTACCACCATGGCTGGCCGGGGCTTCCATGGCAGCTTCATCGCTAAGTGTGGTTTGTTCCTCTCTCTTATTGCAGTCTTATAAGAAACCATTGCATATTAAAGCCTCTTAA
- the LOC123205609 gene encoding copper-transporting ATPase HMA4-like isoform X2, with amino-acid sequence MDMISVKEKMEVKRRDDLKKPLLQHVNGVANDIPQQINAGGKKFRTVKFKIQEIKCASCSASVESVLLKLNGVESAMVSPLDGQAAVKYVPQLVTVKQIKETIEEAGFPVDDFPEQDIAVCRLKIKGMMCTSCSESVECALQMVDGVKRAVVGIALEEAKVHFDPNVTNTDRIIEAIEDAGFGADLINSGNDANKVHLKLEGVKSQEDANFIQTFLESVEGVNHVEMDMEENKVTVSYDPELTGPRSIIRYINGDSHGPNIYRASLYIPSRQREAEQQKETWMYKNQFLLSCLFTIPVFLFSMVLPMLPTYGGWLDYKVHNMLTIGMLLRWILCTPVQFVVGRRFYVGSYHALRRKSANMDVLVALGTNVAYFYSIYIAMKALTSDIFEGQDFFETSAMLISFILLGKYLEVVAKGKTSDALAKLTELAPDTAHLLILDDEGTVISEMEISTQLIQRNDIIKVLPGEKVPVDGIVIDGKSHVNESMITGEAKPVSKKPNDTVIGGTMNENGCLLVKATHVASETALSQIVQLVEAAQLSRAPVQKLADQISKFFVPTVVVAAFITWLGWFIPGVAGLYPKHWIPKVMDEFELALQFGISVLVVACPCALGLATPTALMVATGKGASQGVLIKGGIALEKAHKVKTVVFDKTGTLTVGKPEVVSAVLFSHFSMEEFCNMTTAAEANSEHPIAKAVVKHAKKLSQKFGSHTKLVNEAKDFEVHTGAGVSGKVGDKRILVGNKRLMQAFHVPVESAVENYISENEQLARTCVLVAIDGKIAGAFAVTDPVKPEARVVVSYLHSMGISSIMVTGDNWATATAIAKEAGIEKVVAETDPIGKADKIKELQLKGMTVAMVGDGINDSPALVAADVGMAIGAGTDVAIEAADIVLIKSNLEDVITAIDLSRKTISRIRLNYVWALGYNILAMPIAAGILYPFTGIRLPPWLAGASMAASSLSVVCSSLLLQSYKKPLHIKAS; translated from the exons GTGAAACAAATTAAGGAAACCATTGAAGAAGCAGGTTTCCCTGTTGATGATTTTCCAGAACAAGACATAGCAGTATGCCGCCTCAAGATTAAAGGAATGATGTGTACCAGCTGCTCTGAGTCTGTAGAATGTGCCCTTCAAATGGTAGATGGAGTGAAAAGGGCTGTGGTTGGTATAGCTCTTGAAGAAGCAAAGGTTCATTTTGATCCAAATGTCACTAATACTGACCGTATCATTGAGGCAATAGAAGATGCTGGATTTGGAGCTGATTTGATTAATTCTGGCAATGATGCAAACAAAGTGCATTTAAAACTTGAAGGAGTTAAGTCACAGGAAGATGCTAACTTTATTCAGACCTTTCTTGAGTCAGTTGAAGGTGTAAATCATGTTGAAATGGATATGGAAGAAAATAAGGTGACAGTTAGCTATGACCCTGAACTCACTGGCCCAAGATCTATTATACGGTACATTAATGGAGATTCCCATGGCCCTAACATTTATCGTGCAAGCTTATACATTCCTTCAAGACAAAGAGAAGCAGAGCAGCAGAAAGAAACTTGGATGTACAAGAACCAGTTCTTGCTAAGCTGCTTGTTTACCATCCCTGTTTTTCTGTTTTCAATGGTACTTCCAATGCTTCCTACTTATGGTGGCTGGCTAGACTACAAGGTTCATAACATGCTCACTATTGGGATGCTCTTAAGATGGATCCTCTGCACACCAGTGCAGTTTGTTGTTGGCCGCAG GTTCTATGTGGGATCATATCATGCATTGAGACGAAAATCTGCTAATATGGATGTTCTGGTCGCACTTGGCACTAACGTTGCTTATTtttactctatatatatagCAATGAAAGCATTGACTTCAGATATATTTGAAGGGCAAGATTTCTTTGAGACTAGTGCCATGTTGATATCCTTTATTCTCTTAGGGAAATATTTGGAGGTTGTTGCCAAAGGGAAAACATCAGATGCTTTAGCAAAGCTGACAGAACTTGCCCCTGATACAGCTCATCTTTTAATATTAGATGATGAAGGAACAGTCATTTCAGAGATGGAAATCAGTACTCAGCTGATACAGAGGAATGATATAATCAAGGTTCTACCGGGAGAAAAAGTTCCAGTGGATGGGATAGTTATCGATGGTAAAAGTCATGTGAATGAGAGTATGATTACTGGAGAGGCAAAGCCTGTTTCTAAAAAACCCAATGATACG GTTATTGGTGGGACCATGAATGAGAATGGTTGCTTACTGGTTAAGGCTACTCATGTTGCGTCAGAGACGGCTCTTTCTCAAATTGTTCAACTTGTAGAAGCTGCTCAGCTTTCCAGAGCACCTGTTCAGAAACTAGCCGATCAGATCTCAAAGTTTTTCGTCCCAACA GTTGTTGTTGCAGCATTTATTACATGGCTCGGATGGTTCATCCCTGGCGTGGCTGGACTTTACCCAAAACATTGGATTCCAAAAGTCATGGATGAGTTTGAGCTTGCTCTACAGTTTGGTATTTCAGTATTGGTGGTTGCTTGCCCATGTGCTCTTGGACTGGCAACCCCGACTGCTCTCATGGTTGCCACAGGGAAGGGTGCTTCTCAAGGTGTGCTTATCAAGGGAGGAATTGCACTTGAAAAGGCACACAAG GTAAAGACAGTTGTCTTTGATAAGACAGGGACACTGACAGTTGGGAAGCCTGAAGTAGTCAGTGCAGTgctcttttctcatttttcaatgGAGGAGTTCTGCAACATGACCACTGCTGCTGAG GCAAATAGCGAACATCCAATAGCGAAAGCTGTGGTGAAGCATGCAAAGAAGCTGAGTCAGAAGTTTGGCTCCCATACTAAACTGGTTAACGAGGCTAAGGACTTTGAGGTGCATACTGGAGCTGGTGTAAGTGGAAAAGTTGGTGACAAAAGAATTTTAGTTGGAAACAAGAGGCTCATGCAGGCGTTTCATGTCCCTGTTGAATCTGCGGTGGAGAACTATATTTCGGAAAACGAGCAACTGGCCCGAACTTGTGTTTTAGTTGCCATTGATGGAAAAATTGCTGGAGCTTTTGCCGTAACTGATCCCGTGAAGCCTGAGGCCCGGGTTGTTGTATCTTATCTCCATTCAATGGGCATTTCAAGCATCATGGTAACTGGTGATAATTGGGCCACGGCTACTGCCATAGCAAAAGAGGCTGGAATAGAGAAGGTAGTTGCTGAGACAGACCCAATTGGAAAAGCTGATAAGATAAAAGAATTACAG TTAAAAGGGATGACGGTGGCTATGGTGGGAGATGGAATAAACGACTCCCCAGCTTTAGTTGCAGCTGATGTAGGGATGGCAATAGGTGCAGGGACAGACGTAGCAATAGAAGCAGCGGATATAGTTCTCATCAAAAGCAACTTAGAAGACGTAATCACAGCGATAGATCTTTCAAGAAAGACCATTTCTCGAATTCGTCTCAACTACGTTTGGGCACTTGGTTATAACATTCTCGCCATGCCTATTGCCGCCGGAATTCTCTACCCCTTCACTGGAATCCGACTACCACCATGGCTGGCCGGGGCTTCCATGGCAGCTTCATCGCTAAGTGTGGTTTGTTCCTCTCTCTTATTGCAGTCTTATAAGAAACCATTGCATATTAAAGCCTCTTAA